One window of the Perca fluviatilis chromosome 5, GENO_Pfluv_1.0, whole genome shotgun sequence genome contains the following:
- the LOC120558701 gene encoding immunoglobulin-like and fibronectin type III domain-containing protein 1 translates to MWKRTKNTGPTTNRRCFSLVHQYIQRFNEVSGNKSAVIRRRSKTPGVMITQYIVDIPEGKSTPDVQSKPIPVTIKEGKSAVFKIVVKGDPKPEVSWRRTKGPISDKDKFLSKYDESTGEHILEIIKVTGAETDTYKCYAANEYGKAVCTTTLNVIEASKNPSDFRKLLRRSKVEEKAEGETDERFWDAMLDADRKDYERICTEFGVADLHLILKKLEEKKKKRVQNKCKDGAIPYDKEATEKPSIKSAGRTNDFNIKGLMQKGNGLERVDGKVNLLDTELNLVDEDVTLLSTEFKLSNVDFVIKIEDLKAPERDDALFACVLTHPLPKITWMGKGSALEDGEKYSITVSDHKLIHRLLIRDCNQLDQGIYSAVAGITSCSAWLVVQAESEPASAGQKRDHKTAFASGAHIDLEKVAREQQIKNREEMEKIFAAVKAKHGEGQLKEGKSLTTSERDGDGVISAVTGPGKYSGAVKDKPNAAKTSALSEQTGSKGKAKIKNSKGNGPESKLDASRCVTQAGAQLILDDPKNKKRTRSGQRDFDKVTDTNGGGYSEGGYSEGGYSEGGYSEENEDFTGSTNNLRYIKHGQETEHEQIESSGKSIDVEFNQIQTFATSQNEVADSYGNKDSTGSITHQRRTMKVQWKQHASEQDPNGRASDNEGSEDAASDSDENEDSTGQVKHSSCSKQSQQPQKTVNGESTGPENHSKGDETEDATGTATHSRRKRQGPIIEDVVIDPGVHFICGLSDVNAFINETAELTCKLSSEDCEGAWFRDGKKIFPDDTFSVTKDGAIHKLVITRCEEEHSGKYRFEVDGRKTEAMINVQDPPRFNPEDLSAFTEPVTVKVGHNAIFKLHFVGHEPIKIKWYREGEELLEDNNTKIEKSASHSRLLLSRCQRKDTGEIKIRLKNEHGCIEAISQLIVLDKPTSPLGPVELTESSAVCIEFRWRPPKDDGGSPVINYIMERQQVGRNTWKKIGEIPAVSSYRDTDVDRGRKYWYRIRAVTAEGTSEVMETDDMQAGTLAFPGPPAPPKVVSAYDECINISWALPSNTGGSRILGYILEKRKKGSNLWTVVNAMDEIIKEKNYAVKDVVAGMEYEFRVTAINLSGVGEFSNPSEFVFARDPKKPPGKVTSLKVTETSYSHLVLTWTKPEVKPGIQDEAKGYYVDIRPAECTEWSRCNSTLIITTSFTVKGLKSMDMYWVRVIATNDGGESAPEELANYVLAMPSPVRPKFTNHKMKSFMVVRAGNSVRITVNFEASPRPYIMWLKDNGPVTKRITISNSDGSSQLLIPSSERSDTGIYSIMVKNLAGQETFSTEVRVTDDPKPPGPVELEENVPGTVTVIWEPSPDEKRDDRLHYAVSKLDSTKRTWTTVADRLFNNKITVCNIMHGREYLFRVYAKNDMGISAPSESPTYGTEKKKGKFVVSVPTRKDCDLRCAPTFMVPLKLHTAPKGYECYMSCAVKGNPKPRITWYRNHISLNTNTNYYISDTCGVCSMLILRVGPKDMGEYTITAENALGRAECSTVLSVRE, encoded by the exons ATGTGGAAAAGGACGAAGAACACAGGTCCCACTACCAACAGACGAT GTTTCTCCCTCGTTCATCAATACATTCAGCGTTTTAATGAGGTGTCTGGCAACAAGTCAG CTGTGATCCGGAGAAGATCTAAGACTCCTGGAGTAATGATCACGCAGTATATAGTAGACATACCAGAGGGAAAAAGCACCCCAGATGTCCAGAGTAAACCCATCCCAGTTACTATCAAGGAAG GAAAATCAGCTGTTTTCAAGATTGTGGTGAAAGGGGATCCAAAACCAGAGGTGTCATGGAGAAGAACTAAAGGGCCTATTTCAGATAAGGACAAATTTCTGAGTAAATATGATGAATCGACTGGAGAGCACATATTAGAG atTATCAAAGTGACTGGTGCTGAAACAGATACATACAAATGCTACGCTGCCAACGAGTATGGCAAAGCTGTCTGCACAACAACATTAAATGTGATTGAGG CTTCAAAGAATCCATCAGACTTCAGAAAATTGCTGCGAAGAAG TAAAGTAGAGGAAAAAGCAGAAGGGGAAACCGATGAAAGATTCTGGGACGCGATGCTGGACGCTGACAGGAAAGACTATGAGCGCATCTGTACGGAGTTTGGTGTTGCAGACTTACATTTGATTCTCAAGAAActggaagagaagaaaaagaagagggtGCAAAACAAGTGTAAG GATGGTGCGATTCCTTATGATAAGGAGGCAACAGAGAAACCCAGCATTAAGAGCGCTGGAAGGACAAATGATTTTAATATTAAGGGCCTGATGCAAAAGGGCAACGGGCTCGAACGGGTGGATGGAAAGGTCAACCTCCTCGACACCGAGCTGAATCTGGTGGATGAAGACGTCACCCTTCTCTCTACCGAGTTTAAAC TTTCCAATGTGGACTTTGTTATTAAAATTGAGGATCTTAAAGCTCCAGAAAGAGACGATGCCCTCTTTGCGTGTGTCCTGACTCACCCACTACCCAAGATCACATGGATGGGCAAGGGCAGCGCCCTGGAGGATGGAGAGAAATACAGCATAACCGTGTCAGACCACAAACTGATCCACCGGCTGCTGATCAGGGACTGCAACCAGCTGGACCAAGGCATCTATTCAGCGGTGGCTGGCATTACATCCTGCAGTGCCTGGCTGGTTGTTCAAG CTGAAAGTGAGCCTGCATCTGCTGGACAGAAGAGAGATCATAAAACTGCCTTTGCTAGTGGAGCACACATCGATCTTGAGAAGGTGGCCAGAgagcaacaaataaaaaaccGAGAGGAGATGGAGAAGATTTTTGCAGCCGTAAAAGCAAAGCACGGAGAAGGACAACTGAAGGAAGGAAAGTCATTGACCACAAGTGAAAGAGATGGTGATGGTGTAATAAGTGCAGTCACTGGACCGGGTAAATACAGCGGAGCAGTAAAGGACAAGCCTAATGCTGCGAAAACCAGTGCCCTGTCTGAGCAAACAGGAAGCAAAGGGAAAGCAAAGATCAAAAACTCAAAAGGCAACGGCCCAGAATCAAAATTAGATGCTTCAAGGTGTGTAACACAAGCAGGAGCGCAACTGATATTAGATGACCCCAAGAACAAGAAACGCACCAGATCAGGTCAAAGGGATTTTGACAAGGTAACAG ATACCAATGGAGGAGGATATTCTGAAGGAGGATATTCTGAAGGAGGATATTCTGAAGGAGGATATTCTGAAGAGAATGAGGACTTCACTGGATCTACCAATAATTTAAGATACATAAAACATGGTCAAGAGACAGAACATGAACAAATTG AGTCCAGCGGCAAAAGTATTGATGTAGAGTTCAACCAGATTCAAACATTCGCCACAAGTCAAAATGAAGTGGCTGATTCTTATGGAAATAAAGACTCTACTGGGTCCATCACACATCAAAGGCGCACAATGAAGGTCCAATGGAAACAACATGCATCTG AGCAAGATCCAAATGGACGAGCAAGTGACAATGAAGGAAGTGAGGATGCAGCAAGTGACAGTGATGAGAATGAGGACTCTACCGGCCAGGTCAAGCATTCAAGTTGTTCAAAGCAAAGCCAGCAGCCACAGAAAACAGTCAACG gtgaaagTACAGGTCCTGAAAACCACAGTAAGGGTGACGAGACTGAAGACGCAACTGGCACTGCCACACATTCAAGGCGTAAAAGACAAGGCCCAATAATAGAAGATGTGGTGATTG ATCCTGGGGTTCATTTCATCTGTGGTTTGTCTGATGTCAACGCTTTCATCAATGAGACTGCTGAGTTAACATGTAAGCTCAGCAGTGAAGACTGTGAGGGAGCCTGGTTCAGAGACGGCAAAAAG ATATTCCCAGATGACACTTTCAGTGTCACTAAAGATGGTGCGATCCATAAATTAGTCATAACCAGGTGCGAGGAAGAGCACTCTGGGAAATACCGCTTTGAGGTAGATGGACGTAAAACAGAAGCGATGATCAACGTCCAAG ATCCCCCAAGGTTTAACCCTGAAGACCTGAGTGCTTTCACTGAGCCAGTGACAGTTAAAGTGGGGCACAACGCCATCTTCAAACTCCATTTTGTAGGCCATGAACCCATAAAGATTAAGTGgtacagagagggagaagagctCCTGGAAGACAACAATACAAAGATAGAGAAATCTGCAAGTCACAGCCGCTTGCTCCTGAGCAGATGCCAGAGGAAGGACACTGGAGAGATCAAGATTAGGCTCAAGAACGAACATGGCTGCATTGAGGCAATTTCACAGCTAATTGTGCTTG acAAACCCACTTCACCCCTGGGTCCTGTAGAGCTAACTGAGAGCTCAGCTGTATGTATTGAATTTAGGTGGAGGCCTCCAAAGGATGATGGAGGCTCACCTGTGATTAACTATATTATGGAGCGACAGCAGGTGGGACGAAACACCTGGAAGAAAATAGGGGAAATCCCAGCTGTGTCCAGCTACCGCGATACAGATGTGGACCGTGGCCGGAAATATTGGTACCGTATCCGCGCAGTGACTGCCGAGGGTACGAGTGAAGTGATGGAGACTGATGATATGCAAGCCGGCACACTAG CTTTTCCTGGCCCGCCAGCACCTCCAAAGGTGGTCAGCGCCTATGACGAATGCATCAACATTTCCTGGGCTTTACCAAGTAACACAGGAGGTTCACGTATCCTGGGCTAtattttggagaaacgcaagaAGGGGAGTAATCTCTGGACCGTTGTCAATGccatggatgaaataataaaaG AGAAGAATTATGCAGTAAAAGATGTTGTGGCAGGAATGGAATATGAATTCAGAGTCACTGCCATAAACCTTTCTGGAGTTGGTGAATTCAGCAACCCCTCAGAGTTTGTATTTGCACGGGATCCAAAGA AGCCACCTGGGAAAGTTACAAGCCTAAAGGTGACAGAAACGTCTTACAGCCACTTGGTCCTGACTTGGACCAAACCTGAGGTTAAACCAGGCATACAGGATGAAGCAAAGGGATATTATGTTGACATTCGGCCTGCAGAGTGCACTGAATGGTCCCGCTGTAACAGCACTCTCATCATCACGACTTCCTTCACTGTGAAAGGCCTTAAGTCCATGGACATGTACTGGGTGAGAGTGATAGCGACTAATGATGGAGGGGAGAGTGCTCCCGAGGAGCTGGCCAACTATGTCCTCGCGATGCCCTCACCTG TGAGGCCAAAGTTTACAAACCACAAGATGAAGAGCTTCATGGTGGTGAGGGCAGGAAACTCTGTCAGGATCACAGTGAACTTTGAG gCTTCCCCACGGCCATATATTATGTGGCTAAAGGACAATGGGCCAGTGACAAAGCGAATTACCATCAGTAACTCTGATGGCTCATCCCAGCTGCTAATCCCCTCCTCTGAGCGCTCTGATACTGGCATCTACTCCATTATGGTGAAAAATCTAGCAGGGCAGGAAACATTTAGTACAGAGGTCAGGGTCACAg ATGATCCAAAGCCTCCTGGACCAGTAGAACTGGAGGAAAATGTGCCAGGCACAGTTACAGTGATCTGGGAACCTTCCCCTGATGAGAAGCGCGATGACCGCCTCCACTACGCAGTGTCCAAACTGGACTCTACCAAACGCACATGGACCACAGTGGCTGACAGACTCTTTAATAACAAGATCACAGTGTGCAATATCATGCACGGGAGGGAATATCTTTTCCGGGTGTATGCCAAAAACGACATGGGCATTTCTGCACCGTCAGAGTCACCAACCTATGGGACGGAGAAGAAGaaag GAAAATTTGTGGTGAGCGTACCGACCAGAAAGGACTGTGATTTGCGATGTGCGCCAACCTTCATGGTACCTTTGAAGCTTCACACTGCACCCAAAGGCTATGAATGCTATATGAGCTGTGCAGTGAAAGGGAATCCGAAACCTCGCATCACGTGGTATCGAAATCACATCAGCCTAAACACCAATACCAACTATTACATCTCTGACACCTGTGGAGTTTGCTCCATGTTAATTCTCCGCGTAGGCCCCAAAGACATGGGGGAGTATACCATCACTGCAGAGAACGCCCTCGGACGGGCTGAGTGCTCCACCGTCCTCAGTGTCCGAg AGTGA